In Nitratiruptor sp. YY09-18, a single window of DNA contains:
- the map gene encoding type I methionyl aminopeptidase, whose translation MAIAIRKPAEIEKLRKANIIVAKTLNYLAKECKPGVSLKELDAMGEEFIRSHGAKPSFKGLYGFPASVCTSVNEVIIHGIPTDYKLKEGDIIGLDIGTEYDGWYGDAAITVSVGNISDKDKELIAVAKDTLYYAIDIIRAGMRFKELSYEIEKYIKSRGYQPLHGFCGHGIGRKPHEEPEIPNYLEHGSPKSGPKIKEGMVFCLEPMICQKLGTPKILEDKWSVVSEDGLRGSHYEHTVAIIGGKAEILSKED comes from the coding sequence ATGGCGATAGCTATTAGAAAACCAGCCGAGATTGAGAAATTGCGAAAAGCCAATATCATCGTAGCCAAAACCCTCAACTATCTTGCCAAAGAGTGTAAGCCCGGCGTCTCGCTCAAAGAGCTTGACGCTATGGGTGAAGAGTTTATTAGAAGTCATGGTGCAAAACCTTCGTTTAAAGGGCTCTATGGATTTCCTGCTTCAGTTTGTACCTCTGTCAATGAGGTAATCATTCATGGAATTCCAACAGATTATAAACTAAAAGAGGGTGATATCATTGGACTTGATATTGGTACAGAATATGATGGTTGGTATGGTGATGCCGCAATAACTGTGAGTGTTGGCAATATTAGCGACAAAGATAAAGAGCTTATCGCAGTAGCTAAAGATACGCTCTACTATGCAATAGATATTATCCGCGCTGGTATGCGATTCAAAGAGTTAAGCTATGAGATCGAAAAATATATCAAATCGCGTGGTTATCAGCCTCTCCATGGATTTTGCGGTCACGGTATTGGTCGCAAACCACACGAAGAGCCGGAGATTCCAAACTATCTGGAGCATGGGAGTCCAAAAAGCGGACCAAAAATCAAAGAGGGTATGGTATTTTGCCTTGAGCCAATGATATGTCAAAAGCTTGGTACACCCAAAATATTGGAAGATAAGTGGTCGGTTGTGAGTGAAGATGGCCTCAGAGGCAGTCACTATGAGCATACAGTTGCTATAATTGGTGGAAAAGCAGAGATTTTAAGCAAGGAGGATTGA
- the infA gene encoding translation initiation factor IF-1, whose amino-acid sequence MAKDDVIEVDGIVKEALPNAMFRVELENGHVVLCHIAGKMRMHYIKILPGDKVKVELTPYSLDKGRITFRYK is encoded by the coding sequence ATGGCAAAAGATGATGTGATTGAGGTAGATGGTATAGTCAAAGAGGCATTGCCGAATGCAATGTTTCGTGTAGAGCTTGAGAATGGGCATGTGGTGCTTTGCCATATCGCTGGGAAGATGCGCATGCACTATATCAAGATACTTCCAGGTGACAAGGTCAAAGTTGAGCTTACTCCATACAGCCTTGATAAAGGGCGCATTACATTTAGATATAAATAA
- the rpmJ gene encoding 50S ribosomal protein L36, translated as MKVRPSVKKMCDKCKIIKRKGVVRVICVNPKHKQRQG; from the coding sequence ATGAAAGTTCGACCTTCAGTAAAGAAGATGTGCGATAAGTGCAAAATTATCAAGAGAAAAGGCGTAGTGAGAGTTATCTGCGTCAATCCAAAACATAAACAGAGACAAGGATAA
- the rpsM gene encoding 30S ribosomal protein S13, whose amino-acid sequence MARIAGVDLPKNKRIEYALPYVYGIGLTTSRKILDAVGISYDKRVYELTEEEVATINKHIRENYMVEGDLRRKVAMDIKALMDIGCYRGLRHRRGLPVRGQKTKTNARTRKGKKKTVGSAK is encoded by the coding sequence ATGGCTAGGATTGCTGGTGTAGATCTTCCAAAAAACAAGCGCATCGAGTATGCATTGCCGTATGTATATGGTATCGGTCTTACAACTTCTAGAAAAATTCTCGATGCTGTAGGAATCAGCTACGATAAGCGTGTCTATGAACTTACAGAAGAGGAAGTAGCAACTATCAATAAACATATCCGCGAAAATTATATGGTCGAAGGTGATTTACGTAGAAAAGTTGCTATGGATATCAAAGCATTGATGGATATCGGATGCTATAGAGGTCTCAGACATAGACGTGGTCTCCCTGTTCGCGGTCAAAAGACAAAAACAAATGCGCGAACACGTAAGGGTAAGAAAAAAACTGTAGGTTCAGCGAAGTAA
- the rpsK gene encoding 30S ribosomal protein S11 — translation MAKRKTRKKVVKKNIARGVVYINATFNNTVVTVTDEMGNVIAWSSAGSLGFKGSKKSTPFAAQQAVEDAMTKAKEHGIKEVGIKVQGPGSGRDTAVKSIGAIEGIRVLFFKDITPLPHNGCRPPKRRRV, via the coding sequence ATGGCAAAGAGAAAAACAAGAAAAAAAGTAGTTAAGAAAAATATAGCACGCGGAGTTGTCTATATCAATGCAACTTTTAACAATACTGTCGTGACTGTAACTGATGAGATGGGCAATGTGATTGCTTGGAGTAGTGCTGGTAGCCTTGGCTTTAAAGGGAGCAAAAAATCTACTCCATTTGCAGCGCAGCAAGCTGTAGAAGATGCAATGACAAAAGCAAAAGAGCATGGCATTAAAGAGGTGGGTATTAAAGTACAAGGACCAGGAAGTGGTCGCGACACTGCAGTCAAGAGTATCGGTGCGATTGAGGGAATTCGTGTACTTTTCTTTAAAGATATTACTCCATTACCACACAATGGATGTAGACCTCCAAAACGCAGAAGAGTGTAA
- the rpsD gene encoding 30S ribosomal protein S4 yields the protein MARYRGPVEKIERRLGVSLALKGERRLAGKSALDKRPYPPGQHGQRRSKISEYGLQLREKQKAKFMYGVAEKQFRNLFKEANRMEGNTGENLIRLLEQRLDNVVYRMGFATTRRFARQLVNHGHVLVDGKRVDIPSYRVKPGQKIEIREKSKNNPQIQRALELTNQTGIAPWVDVDKDKVFGIFTRIPERDEIEIPVEERLIVELYSK from the coding sequence ATGGCAAGATATAGAGGTCCAGTTGAAAAGATCGAAAGAAGATTAGGCGTAAGCCTAGCACTCAAAGGCGAAAGACGTCTTGCTGGGAAGAGTGCTCTTGATAAAAGACCATATCCTCCAGGGCAGCATGGTCAAAGAAGAAGTAAAATCAGTGAATATGGATTGCAGCTTCGTGAGAAGCAAAAAGCAAAGTTTATGTATGGTGTTGCTGAGAAGCAGTTTAGAAACCTCTTCAAAGAGGCGAACCGCATGGAAGGCAATACCGGGGAAAATCTCATTAGACTTCTTGAGCAAAGACTTGATAATGTTGTATATCGCATGGGATTTGCAACAACAAGAAGATTTGCACGCCAGCTAGTCAATCATGGCCATGTACTTGTTGATGGTAAACGTGTAGATATACCATCTTACCGCGTAAAACCTGGTCAAAAAATCGAAATTCGCGAAAAGAGCAAAAACAATCCACAGATCCAAAGAGCACTTGAGCTAACAAATCAAACTGGTATAGCTCCTTGGGTAGATGTGGATAAAGACAAAGTCTTTGGAATCTTTACGAGAATTCCAGAGAGAGACGAAATCGAGATTCCAGTAGAAGAGCGTCTCATCGTCGAGCTATACTCTAAATAA
- a CDS encoding DNA-directed RNA polymerase subunit alpha: MSKIKVKPSVPTNIEIESIKNNHARLNVFPYEKGYAISVAHPLRRLLLSATVGYAPIAVQIEGVKHEFDSVRGMLQDVAEFIINLKNIRFKIKDSEKDQVTVSYSFEGPKELTGADLVSDEIDVVTPENFLATLNEDAKLNFSLIVHKGIGYVPSEEIRQEVPEGYIALDAFFTPVKKALYNIENVLVDDNPNYEKIVFDIETDGQIAPVDALKMALEVLQGQLAIFNAEMTVVESAPTANALLGDNSPLFQKIDVLNLGARSYNSLEKAGIEYVGELAILDQNELKNIKNLGKKSIDEIVARIEEFGIDTSSLTPEDKEAIRAKINKLKG; this comes from the coding sequence ATGAGTAAAATCAAAGTAAAACCGTCGGTTCCAACAAATATAGAGATTGAATCCATCAAAAACAATCATGCACGCCTCAATGTTTTCCCTTACGAAAAAGGGTATGCGATCTCTGTCGCACACCCACTTCGTAGACTCCTCCTTAGTGCTACAGTAGGGTATGCACCAATTGCTGTGCAGATTGAGGGAGTAAAACATGAGTTTGATAGTGTGCGTGGTATGTTGCAAGATGTTGCTGAGTTTATTATCAATCTCAAAAATATCCGCTTCAAAATAAAAGATAGCGAAAAAGATCAAGTAACAGTTTCTTACTCTTTTGAGGGACCAAAAGAACTCACAGGTGCTGACCTTGTGAGTGATGAGATCGATGTAGTTACTCCAGAAAACTTCCTTGCAACACTCAATGAAGATGCGAAACTCAACTTCTCTCTTATTGTGCATAAAGGAATCGGTTACGTTCCGAGTGAAGAGATTCGGCAAGAGGTTCCAGAGGGCTATATTGCACTCGATGCATTTTTTACACCGGTAAAAAAGGCTCTCTACAATATCGAGAATGTTTTGGTTGATGATAACCCAAACTATGAAAAAATTGTCTTTGATATCGAAACAGATGGTCAGATTGCCCCAGTGGATGCATTGAAAATGGCTCTTGAGGTGTTACAAGGGCAGCTCGCAATTTTCAATGCGGAGATGACTGTTGTTGAGAGTGCACCAACTGCCAATGCACTCCTTGGTGACAATAGCCCACTGTTTCAAAAAATTGATGTACTCAATCTTGGAGCAAGAAGCTACAATAGCCTCGAAAAAGCAGGTATCGAGTATGTTGGTGAACTAGCCATTTTGGATCAAAATGAGCTTAAAAATATCAAAAATCTTGGGAAAAAATCTATTGATGAGATTGTTGCGAGAATTGAAGAGTTTGGTATAGATACCTCTTCACTTACTCCTGAAGACAAAGAGGCTATACGAGCCAAAATTAACAAGCTAAAAGGATAA
- the rplQ gene encoding 50S ribosomal protein L17, whose protein sequence is MRHRHGYRKLGRTSSHRKALHKNLAIALIINEKIETTEAKAKSLRSFIEKLITKARKGDFNAHRAVFAYLQDKEATKKLVNEIAPRYKERNGGYTRITKTRVRRGDAAPLAFIEFV, encoded by the coding sequence ATGAGACATAGACACGGATATAGAAAGCTTGGTCGTACTAGTTCTCATAGAAAAGCACTGCACAAAAACCTTGCTATTGCTTTGATTATCAATGAGAAGATCGAGACCACTGAAGCAAAAGCAAAAAGTCTTCGCAGCTTCATAGAAAAACTGATCACAAAAGCCAGAAAAGGTGACTTTAACGCACACAGAGCAGTATTTGCATATTTGCAGGATAAAGAAGCAACAAAAAAACTTGTAAATGAGATAGCTCCGCGATATAAAGAGCGCAACGGTGGATATACAAGAATCACAAAAACTCGTGTAAGAAGAGGTGACGCAGCACCTCTAGCTTTCATCGAATTTGTTTAA
- a CDS encoding NifU family protein, with product MDFPFTDEDLLPAVQNIIDTEIKPMVALDGGDIKLLGVRNGKVFVQLGGACVGCSASGNTLKYGVERQLKMKIHPDIEVINIPQGYEDKWEDIAMQYEGENS from the coding sequence ATGGATTTCCCATTTACTGATGAGGATCTTTTGCCAGCTGTGCAAAACATAATCGATACAGAAATTAAACCTATGGTTGCACTTGATGGTGGTGATATAAAATTATTAGGCGTTCGCAACGGCAAAGTCTTTGTCCAGTTAGGAGGAGCATGTGTTGGATGTAGTGCATCAGGTAACACGCTCAAATATGGAGTGGAGCGACAGCTCAAGATGAAAATACATCCAGATATTGAAGTAATCAATATCCCACAAGGATATGAAGATAAGTGGGAAGATATTGCAATGCAGTATGAAGGAGAGAATAGCTAA
- a CDS encoding UDP-N-acetylmuramoyl-L-alanyl-D-glutamate--2,6-diaminopimelate ligase, with translation MIYKFENFSVTDNTQEIDRADLFLKTAQNNRYIKEQPQNILIPKELIAKLDLSDIQIIGVTGTNGKTTTSAAIYSLLNDLGLKSALQGTRGFFVDDELVAPKGHTTPSILETIVHMYEAKKRGASYFVMEVSSHAIAQQRIENLAFALKVFTNISQDHLDYHKSMQSYIATKSSFFADETLKLINKDDKNIEFNVKNARTYALETTATYQIVAYSLEGGISAVLQHGSEMVDFYSPLLGLFNLYNITAAIGAVHMLTNLPLEDIVQEVKHFGGVRGRMEIASTKPLVIVDFAHTPDGMQKVFESFPGKKIVALFGAGGDRDRSKRALMGNVASRFCTKIYLTADNPRSEDVMQIIDDIKKGITTNIPIIINPNRAEAIKEALDNLEEDEILLILGKGDEEYIEIDGEKIPYSDRETVEALMRSN, from the coding sequence ATGATTTATAAATTTGAGAACTTTAGTGTGACAGATAACACACAAGAGATAGATAGAGCCGACCTCTTTTTAAAAACAGCGCAAAATAACCGCTATATCAAAGAGCAGCCCCAAAATATCCTCATTCCAAAAGAGTTGATAGCAAAGCTTGATTTAAGCGATATACAAATTATTGGTGTCACTGGCACAAACGGTAAGACAACTACAAGTGCAGCTATCTACTCTTTGCTCAATGATTTAGGATTGAAGAGTGCTTTGCAAGGTACGCGCGGCTTTTTCGTCGATGATGAACTCGTTGCTCCCAAAGGCCATACGACTCCATCAATTCTTGAGACTATTGTACATATGTATGAAGCAAAAAAGCGAGGTGCTAGCTATTTTGTCATGGAGGTAAGTTCCCATGCAATAGCGCAGCAACGCATCGAAAATTTAGCGTTTGCGCTCAAAGTTTTTACCAATATTTCGCAAGATCATCTTGACTATCATAAAAGCATGCAAAGTTACATCGCCACAAAAAGCTCTTTTTTTGCAGATGAGACTTTGAAACTCATAAACAAAGATGATAAAAATATCGAGTTTAATGTAAAAAATGCTCGCACATATGCACTTGAGACTACAGCTACCTATCAAATAGTTGCATACTCCCTTGAAGGCGGTATCAGTGCAGTATTGCAACATGGCAGCGAAATGGTAGATTTTTACTCTCCATTGCTCGGTCTTTTTAATCTCTACAACATCACTGCCGCAATTGGGGCGGTCCATATGCTCACAAATCTTCCTCTTGAAGATATTGTGCAGGAGGTGAAGCATTTTGGAGGGGTTCGCGGTCGCATGGAGATTGCAAGTACCAAGCCCTTAGTAATAGTAGATTTTGCACACACTCCTGATGGGATGCAAAAGGTATTTGAATCATTTCCTGGCAAAAAGATTGTAGCTCTCTTTGGTGCCGGCGGTGATAGGGATAGATCCAAAAGAGCTCTTATGGGCAATGTTGCAAGCAGGTTTTGCACCAAAATCTATCTCACAGCTGACAATCCTCGCAGTGAAGATGTAATGCAAATAATAGACGATATCAAAAAAGGTATCACTACAAATATTCCTATTATTATCAATCCCAATAGAGCAGAAGCGATTAAAGAGGCTTTAGATAACTTAGAAGAGGATGAGATACTTCTTATTCTTGGCAAAGGAGATGAGGAGTATATTGAGATAGATGGAGAGAAAATTCCATACAGTGATCGTGAAACTGTTGAAGCGTTAATGAGAAGTAATTGA
- a CDS encoding ferredoxin, protein MGIPQPTFYIFKCEQSAPPGFPKPSCVSQNNPESQQLFQYLAQKLMEKGIIAAVQPVRTGCLNRCQLGPVMLVEPGHHMYVGLDKQKIDRIIEEHIIGGTPVEEYLIPQEYWDEPMSIADVIKMAGGA, encoded by the coding sequence ATGGGTATTCCACAACCAACATTCTATATTTTCAAGTGTGAGCAGTCAGCTCCTCCAGGATTTCCAAAGCCAAGCTGTGTAAGCCAAAACAATCCAGAAAGTCAGCAGCTCTTTCAATATCTTGCGCAAAAACTTATGGAAAAAGGGATTATTGCTGCAGTACAGCCAGTGCGTACAGGGTGTCTCAATAGATGTCAGCTAGGTCCTGTTATGCTCGTAGAGCCAGGACACCACATGTATGTTGGACTAGATAAGCAAAAAATTGATAGAATTATAGAGGAGCATATAATTGGTGGCACACCAGTTGAAGAGTATCTGATTCCACAAGAGTACTGGGATGAGCCTATGAGTATCGCAGATGTTATTAAAATGGCAGGCGGAGCGTAA
- the panD gene encoding aspartate 1-decarboxylase: protein MMIEMLYSKIHRATVTDANLNYVGSITIDEELMEAAKLRVGQKVDVLNINNGERFQTYVIKGERGKKEICLNGAAARKAHPGDKVIIVAYAQYNHEELQNYEPTIVLVDDENNIEEILNDM from the coding sequence ATGATGATCGAGATGCTCTATAGCAAGATTCATAGAGCTACTGTGACGGATGCCAACCTTAACTACGTTGGCTCCATCACTATTGATGAAGAGCTAATGGAAGCCGCAAAGCTTAGAGTTGGCCAAAAGGTAGATGTGCTCAATATTAACAATGGCGAGCGCTTCCAGACATACGTGATCAAAGGTGAGCGAGGAAAAAAAGAGATTTGCCTCAATGGTGCAGCAGCACGCAAAGCGCATCCAGGAGATAAGGTTATCATAGTAGCATATGCGCAATATAACCACGAAGAGCTTCAAAACTATGAGCCCACTATCGTTTTGGTTGATGATGAAAATAATATCGAAGAGATTCTCAATGATATGTAG
- a CDS encoding YbaB/EbfC family nucleoid-associated protein, with the protein MFDKFDLGELGKVFEEIQEKAKKLQEESEKKTFTAKSGGGLVQVSANGKGEIIDIEIDDSLLEDKESLQILLISAINDVLKMVEEDKQKSAMNLMNPSIFGSN; encoded by the coding sequence ATGTTTGATAAGTTTGATTTAGGTGAGCTTGGAAAAGTCTTTGAAGAGATTCAAGAAAAAGCAAAAAAACTCCAAGAAGAGAGCGAAAAGAAGACTTTTACTGCCAAAAGTGGCGGCGGCTTGGTGCAAGTAAGCGCAAATGGAAAAGGGGAAATTATCGATATAGAGATTGATGATTCGCTGCTTGAAGATAAAGAGTCTCTTCAAATACTTTTGATAAGTGCGATAAACGATGTTTTGAAAATGGTAGAAGAGGATAAGCAAAAGAGCGCAATGAATCTTATGAATCCCTCAATATTCGGAAGCAATTGA
- a CDS encoding polyprenyl synthetase family protein — protein sequence MDLLESFEEYLHQNPIQIKTFHPFYQEALNYMLQGGGKRFRPLLLLHVVQAYEPLLVPSAMPVALALEIFHTYSLIHDDLPVMDDAALRRGKETLHKKYDELTAVLVGDALNTHAFYLISSAPLHPQTKSELTKILAINGGADGMVHGQILDCYFEDKRLTIEELKTLHCNKTAKLIAASLQMGGVIADLDPKKANELYDFGIELGILFQIQDDIIDAICSSEEAGKTTQNDTHKNSFINLLGLEKSLQEADRYAVALEKKLASFDEKLQQNLATLLQKYLYRHKKEC from the coding sequence ATGGATCTTCTTGAGAGTTTTGAAGAGTATCTTCACCAAAACCCGATCCAGATAAAAACTTTTCATCCCTTTTACCAAGAGGCTCTCAACTACATGCTTCAAGGTGGTGGGAAGCGGTTTCGTCCTTTGCTGCTCTTGCACGTAGTACAAGCGTATGAGCCACTTCTTGTTCCTTCTGCTATGCCTGTAGCTTTAGCGTTAGAGATTTTCCATACCTATTCACTTATTCATGATGATCTCCCTGTGATGGATGATGCTGCGCTTCGTAGAGGCAAAGAGACGCTCCATAAAAAATATGATGAGCTCACAGCTGTACTTGTCGGCGATGCTCTCAATACACATGCTTTTTATCTCATTTCCTCTGCACCTTTGCATCCTCAAACAAAGAGCGAGCTTACAAAAATTCTTGCAATCAATGGCGGTGCGGATGGTATGGTGCATGGACAGATTCTAGATTGCTACTTTGAGGATAAAAGGCTAACTATCGAAGAGCTCAAGACGCTTCACTGCAACAAAACAGCAAAACTTATCGCTGCAAGTTTGCAAATGGGAGGAGTTATTGCAGATCTTGATCCAAAGAAAGCTAATGAGCTTTACGATTTTGGAATCGAGCTTGGAATACTCTTCCAGATTCAAGACGATATCATCGATGCAATCTGTTCTAGCGAAGAGGCTGGCAAGACCACGCAAAATGATACGCACAAAAACTCATTTATCAATCTCTTAGGTTTGGAAAAATCTCTCCAGGAGGCAGATAGATATGCAGTTGCGTTAGAGAAAAAACTTGCTTCATTTGATGAAAAATTGCAACAAAATCTTGCTACACTTCTCCAAAAATATCTCTATAGACACAAAAAGGAATGTTGA
- the tkt gene encoding transketolase yields MDTKMLKKMADTVRFLGLDMIQKANSGHPGVVLGLADVAVVLSRHLRHNPKNPKWLNRDRLVFSGGHATGLIYSLLYLWGYDLTLEDLKEFRQFGSKTPGHPEYGHTPGVEITTGPLGQGVANAVGMAMASKYLARLLNTETTKIIDHYVYCLCGDGDLEEGISYEACALAGRFELDNLIMIYDSNHITIEGDTSLAWNEDVKRRFEAQNWEVTEVDGHDYEDIDAAIRWAKKRKKPVLIIAHTTIAKGSCKYEGDPHSHGAPLGEDDIRCAKEKAGFPPDEKFYVPEDVLARFRCAVEKGELAEREWKKLLIESPYKEQNEILEKLQNPDFNAIEWPEFESGSMIATRDSNGKILNAIAKALPGFVGGSADLAPSNKTYLQDMGDFPNGKNFHFGVREHAMGAITNGMAAYGLLIPFNATFFVFSDYQKAAVRIAALSKLKNYFIWTHDSIGVGEDGPTHQPIEQLTTFRALPHFYTFRPADATENIECWKVALKLDKPCGFVLSRQKLKTLKPKRDYGDPSRGGYIIKKRDNAVITLAASGSEVMLALQAGCHLEEQGINANIVSMPCMELFLEQDKEYQKTVFDPSTKVLAIEAASAIEWYRFADATISMENRFGASGPGDVLFKEFGFTISNVVEKAKEILG; encoded by the coding sequence ATGGATACAAAAATGCTCAAAAAAATGGCTGATACAGTACGCTTTTTGGGACTTGATATGATTCAAAAGGCCAATAGCGGCCACCCAGGTGTAGTACTAGGGCTTGCAGATGTTGCAGTTGTGCTCTCACGGCACCTTCGCCACAATCCCAAAAATCCCAAATGGCTCAATCGCGATCGCCTAGTTTTTAGTGGAGGGCACGCTACAGGACTCATCTATTCACTGCTTTATCTTTGGGGATACGATCTAACGCTAGAGGATCTCAAAGAGTTTCGCCAGTTTGGAAGCAAAACGCCAGGTCACCCAGAGTATGGACACACCCCTGGAGTCGAAATTACCACTGGACCGCTGGGACAAGGTGTTGCCAATGCTGTTGGTATGGCAATGGCAAGCAAATATCTCGCAAGACTTCTCAACACTGAAACTACCAAAATAATAGATCATTATGTCTACTGCTTGTGTGGTGATGGAGATTTAGAAGAGGGGATCAGCTATGAAGCATGTGCACTAGCTGGAAGATTTGAGCTTGATAACTTAATAATGATCTATGATAGCAACCATATCACGATTGAAGGTGATACATCTTTGGCTTGGAATGAGGATGTCAAGAGAAGATTTGAAGCCCAAAACTGGGAAGTGACAGAAGTAGATGGTCACGACTATGAAGATATCGATGCGGCTATTCGCTGGGCTAAAAAGCGTAAAAAACCAGTGCTCATCATCGCACATACTACAATTGCCAAGGGAAGCTGCAAATATGAGGGTGATCCGCACTCACACGGTGCACCACTTGGTGAAGATGATATACGTTGCGCTAAAGAAAAAGCAGGATTTCCTCCAGATGAGAAGTTCTATGTACCAGAAGATGTACTTGCGCGATTTCGCTGTGCAGTAGAGAAGGGTGAACTTGCCGAGAGAGAGTGGAAAAAACTCCTCATCGAGTCTCCATATAAAGAGCAAAATGAGATTTTGGAAAAACTCCAAAATCCAGATTTCAATGCAATCGAGTGGCCAGAGTTTGAATCTGGAAGCATGATAGCTACTCGTGATAGTAATGGAAAGATTCTCAACGCAATTGCCAAAGCACTCCCTGGCTTTGTAGGGGGAAGTGCAGACCTTGCCCCATCAAACAAGACATATTTACAGGATATGGGGGATTTTCCGAACGGCAAAAACTTCCATTTTGGTGTGCGTGAGCACGCAATGGGAGCGATCACCAATGGTATGGCTGCTTATGGGCTGCTCATACCCTTTAATGCAACATTTTTCGTCTTTAGCGATTACCAAAAAGCGGCTGTACGTATAGCAGCTCTCTCAAAACTCAAAAACTACTTCATTTGGACACATGATAGTATCGGTGTTGGAGAAGATGGTCCAACACATCAGCCAATCGAGCAGCTTACAACCTTTAGAGCGTTACCACACTTTTATACTTTCAGACCAGCAGATGCTACTGAAAATATTGAGTGTTGGAAAGTGGCATTAAAACTTGATAAACCATGCGGATTTGTGCTCAGTCGCCAAAAGCTCAAAACTCTCAAGCCGAAGAGAGATTATGGTGACCCAAGTCGCGGGGGATACATTATCAAAAAAAGAGACAATGCGGTTATTACTCTTGCAGCATCTGGTAGTGAAGTGATGCTTGCACTCCAAGCTGGCTGTCATCTTGAAGAGCAAGGCATCAATGCAAATATAGTGAGTATGCCATGTATGGAGCTCTTTTTGGAACAAGACAAAGAGTATCAAAAAACTGTTTTTGATCCATCTACAAAAGTGCTAGCAATCGAAGCAGCGAGCGCAATTGAGTGGTATCGCTTTGCAGATGCAACTATAAGCATGGAAAATCGCTTCGGAGCAAGTGGACCTGGAGATGTTCTTTTCAAAGAGTTTGGCTTTACAATAAGCAATGTAGTGGAAAAAGCTAAAGAGATTTTGGGATAG